A genomic segment from Capra hircus breed San Clemente chromosome 15, ASM170441v1, whole genome shotgun sequence encodes:
- the LOC102185760 gene encoding olfactory receptor 10A3-like, with the protein MKIQNQSSVVEFILLGFSNFPGLQEQLFVVFLAVYLVTLMGNVIIIVVISLEQSLHVPLYLFLQNLSVVDMGISVVIMPVMLVILSTEKMRISTVGCFAQMYFILLFGVTECFLLGVMAYDRFAAICSLLSYPMIMNKMVFVKLVTFSWVSGITVATVQTTWVFNFPFCGSNEINHLFCETPPVLELACADTFLFEIYAFTGTILTVIVPFLLILLSYIRILFAILKMPSTTGRQKVFSTCASHLTSVTLFYGTASMTYLQPKSGYSPETKKLMSLAYSLLTPLLNPLIYSLRNSEMKRALMKLWRIKVNLCTF; encoded by the coding sequence ATGAAAATACAAAACCAAAGCTCTGTGGTTGAATTCATCCTCTTGGGCTTTTCTAACTTCCCTGGACTCCAAGAGCAGCTCTTTGTGGTTTTCTTGGCGGTTTACCTGGTGACTCTGATGGGAAATGTCATCATTATAGTCGTCATCTCCCTGGAACAGAGCCTGCATGTCCCCTTATACCTGTTTCTCCAGAACTTGTCTGTGGTGGATATGGGTATCAGTGTGGTCATTATGCCTGTTATGCTGGTGATCCTTTCCACTGAGAAGATGAGGATTTCTACAGTGGGCTGTTTTGCACAAATgtacttcattcttctttttggTGTCACTGAATGTTTTCTTCTGGGGGTAATGGCTTATGACCGATTTGCTGCAATCTGCTCTCTTCTGAGCTACCCAATGATTATGAACAAAATGGTTTTTGTGAAATTAGTTACATTCTCATGGGTCTCAGGGATCACAGTGGCTACTGTGCAGACCACATGGGTGTTTAATTTTCCCTTTTGTGGCTCCAATGAAATTAATCATCTCTTCTGTGAGACTCCCCCAGTGTTAGAGCTTGCTTGTGCAGATACCTTTTTGTTTGAGATCTATGCATTCACTGGCACCATTCTGACAGTTATTGTTCCTTTCTTGTTGATACTCTTGTCCTACATTCGAATTCTCTTTGCCATCCTGAAGATGCCATCAACCACTGGGAGGCAAAAAGTCTTTTCCACCTGTGCCTCCCATCTCACATCTGTTACCCTCTTCTATGGCACAGCCAGTATGACTTACTTACAACCCAAATCTGGCTACTCCCCAGAAACCAAGAAGCTGATGTCCTTGGCTTACTCTCTTCTTACACCTCTGCTGAATCCACTAATCTACAGCTTGCGAAACAGTGAGATGAAAAGAGCTTTGATGAAATTATGGAGAATAAAAGTGAATTTATGTACATTCTGA
- the LOC102186032 gene encoding olfactory receptor 10A3-like, whose product MKMQNQSSVAEFILLGFSNFPELQEQLFGAFLVVYLVTLMGNAIIIVVISLEQSLHVPLYLFLQNLSVVDMGISMVIMPVMLVILSTEKMRISILGCLVQMYFILTLGVTECFLLGVMAFDLFAAICHPLSYPMIMNKMVFMKLVTFSWVSGITVATVQTIWVFSFPFCGDKKINHISCETPAVLELACADTFLFEIYAFIGTILTVIVPFSLIFLSYIRILFAILKMPSTTGKQKAFSTCASHLTSVTLFYGTASMTYLQPKSGYSPETKKLTSLAFSLLTPLLNPLIYSLRNSEMKRALMKIW is encoded by the coding sequence ATGAAAATGCAAAACCAAAGCTCTGTGGCTGAATTCATCCTCTTGGGCTTTTCTAACTTCCCTGAACTCCAAGAGCAGCTCTttggggctttcttggtggtttACCTGGTGACTCTGATGGGAAATGCCATCATCATAGTCGTCATCTCCCTGGAACAAAGCCTGCATGTCCCCTTGTATCTGTTCCTCCAGAATTTGTCTGTGGTGGATATGGGTATCAGTATGGTCATTATGCCTGTTATGCTGGTGATCCTTTCCACTGAGAAGATGAGGATTTCTATTTTGGGCTGCCTTGTACAAATGTATTTCATACTCACTCTTGGTGTGACTGAATGTTTTCTTCTGGGGGTAATGGCTTTTGACCTATTTGCTGCAATCTGTCATCCTCTGAGCTACCCAATGATTATGAACAAAATGGTTTTCATGAAATTAGTTACATTCTCATGGGTCTCAGGGATCACAGTGGCTACTGTGCAGACCATATGGGTGTTTAGTTTTCCCTTTTGTGGTGACAAAAAAATTAATCATATCTCTTGTGAAACTCCAGCAGTGCTAGAGCTGGCATGTGCAGACACCTTTTTGTTTGAGATCTATGCATTCATTGGCACCATTCTGACAGTTATTGTTCCTTTCTCATTGATATTCTTGTCTTACATTCGAATTCTCTTTGCCATCCTGAAGATGCCATCAACCACTGGGAAGCAAAAGGCCTTTTCCACCTGTGCCTCCCATCTCACATCTGTTACCCTCTTCTATGGCACAGCCAGTATGACTTACTTACAACCCAAATCTGGCTACTCCCCAGAAACCAAGAAGCTGACGTCATTGGCTTTCTCTCTTCTTACACCTCTGCTGAATCCACTGATCTACAGCTTGCGCAACAGTGAGATGAAAAGAGCTTTGATGAAAATATGGTAA